The following proteins are encoded in a genomic region of Thioflexithrix psekupsensis:
- a CDS encoding DUF4129 domain-containing protein — protein sequence MELDRISLTIRPRGHWEAIDLGLTLLQTYARSFFPIWFAVVLPIIVVIYFVFLEFSPPWLAASFIWWLKPFYDLVCLHFFSRAVFNELPTIRQTWAALPSLIFSRNALAMLTFRRFDLARSFNLPIAQLEGLTGTARRKRVNLLQKQTRSYAVYLTVIYLHFEWLVYCSLILLFLLFVPDIYVDSIWEQLMESETDTAFTLLIMLFSLIALTIIEPLYVASGFVLYLNRRTHLEGWDIELLFRQIAKRMYSPLMVFGAAIMVSALIFPHSPAFALEQEQAKINIQQVLADPDFSTTETRYRWVYVGEVKSLETPISDGVDFSFLAWLFKTFVVLMEYLIWLVFFLLIIGLLFYYRRYLLMLLHISVKPPLVVEENAAVTLVQHGHHHAHLPLDPAHTAWQWWQRGDTHAALSLLYRAALQQTQRRYSLLIEDGRTEDECVRLVKQAAPVETGNYFAQLTRFWQQLAYAQRVPNDSVIKQLCEDWKLHF from the coding sequence GTGGAGCTTGATCGCATCAGTTTGACAATACGTCCGCGAGGGCATTGGGAAGCTATCGATTTGGGCTTAACGTTGCTGCAAACTTATGCCCGTTCTTTTTTTCCCATTTGGTTTGCGGTGGTTTTACCTATTATTGTTGTTATTTATTTTGTTTTTTTAGAATTTTCTCCTCCGTGGTTGGCTGCATCTTTTATTTGGTGGTTAAAACCATTTTATGATCTGGTTTGTTTGCATTTCTTTAGTCGCGCTGTCTTTAATGAACTGCCTACTATTCGCCAAACTTGGGCGGCATTACCTTCGTTAATTTTCAGTAGAAATGCTTTAGCTATGCTGACATTTAGACGTTTTGATTTGGCACGTTCTTTTAATTTGCCCATTGCTCAATTAGAGGGTTTAACGGGAACAGCACGGCGAAAACGGGTTAATTTATTACAAAAACAAACCCGTAGTTATGCGGTTTATTTGACGGTTATTTATTTGCATTTTGAATGGTTAGTTTACTGTTCTTTAATTCTTTTATTTCTGCTTTTTGTGCCTGATATTTATGTGGACAGTATTTGGGAACAGTTAATGGAAAGCGAAACAGACACGGCATTTACATTATTAATTATGCTGTTTAGTCTTATTGCTTTGACGATTATTGAGCCGCTTTATGTGGCAAGTGGTTTTGTGCTATATTTAAATCGTCGCACTCATTTAGAAGGTTGGGATATTGAGCTGTTATTTCGTCAAATTGCGAAAAGAATGTATTCGCCTTTAATGGTTTTCGGGGCTGCGATTATGGTGTCTGCGCTTATTTTTCCTCATTCTCCTGCATTCGCTTTGGAACAAGAGCAGGCAAAAATTAATATTCAGCAAGTTTTAGCTGATCCTGATTTTTCCACCACTGAAACTCGTTATCGTTGGGTTTATGTGGGAGAAGTAAAATCGTTAGAAACACCTATTTCAGATGGAGTAGATTTTTCTTTTTTAGCATGGTTATTTAAAACCTTTGTGGTTTTAATGGAATATTTAATTTGGTTGGTATTTTTTCTGTTAATTATTGGATTATTATTTTATTATCGACGTTATTTATTAATGCTGCTTCATATTTCAGTAAAACCGCCATTGGTGGTCGAAGAAAATGCGGCAGTCACTTTAGTGCAGCACGGGCATCACCACGCCCATTTGCCGCTCGATCCCGCGCACACGGCATGGCAATGGTGGCAACGAGGAGACACGCATGCCGCATTAAGCCTGCTCTATCGCGCCGCGTTGCAGCAAACGCAACGGCGTTATTCGTTGTTGATTGAGGACGGTCGCACTGAGGATGAATGTGTGCGTTTGGTCAAGCAAGCCGCACCCGTAGAAACAGGAAATTATTTTGCGCAATTAACGCGCTTTTGGCAGCAATTGGCTTATGCCCAGCGCGTTCCTAATGACAGCGTTATTAAACAATTGTGTGAAGATTGGAAATTGCATTTTTAA
- a CDS encoding LytR/AlgR family response regulator transcription factor: MKIVIVDDERLARDRLRALVHEIGLGEVVGEAANGREALSVIHALHPDVVLLDIRMPGMDGMRVAEELEQLALAPMVIFTTAYGDHALEAFDKQAIDYLLKPIRKDRLEKALARAHTLLQPQATDEEGEKRPTARSHISVTIRGELRLIPVNQIYYFMADEKYVILYWAQGEVLIGETLKDLEREFSGQFLRIHRSNLVSMVHITSLVKDSEGRSYLRLKGRTELLEISRRHLPEVRKILKDMRVSGA, translated from the coding sequence ATGAAAATTGTTATTGTTGATGATGAACGTTTAGCTCGTGATCGGTTACGCGCCTTAGTCCATGAGATTGGTTTGGGTGAGGTGGTCGGTGAAGCCGCGAATGGGCGCGAAGCTTTGAGTGTTATTCATGCTTTGCATCCCGATGTGGTGCTGTTAGACATCCGAATGCCGGGAATGGACGGCATGAGAGTGGCTGAGGAGTTGGAACAACTTGCGCTTGCCCCCATGGTGATTTTTACGACGGCTTATGGCGATCATGCTTTGGAAGCCTTTGATAAACAAGCGATTGATTATTTATTAAAACCGATTCGTAAAGATCGTTTAGAAAAAGCCTTAGCCCGCGCCCACACCTTATTACAACCGCAAGCGACAGATGAAGAAGGCGAGAAACGTCCAACCGCTCGCAGTCATATTAGTGTCACGATTCGTGGTGAATTGCGTTTAATTCCTGTGAATCAAATTTATTATTTTATGGCCGATGAGAAATATGTCATTTTGTATTGGGCGCAAGGTGAGGTATTGATTGGTGAAACATTAAAGGATTTGGAGCGAGAATTTTCAGGGCAGTTTTTACGAATTCATCGCAGTAATTTAGTGTCAATGGTGCATATTACTAGCTTGGTTAAAGACAGTGAAGGACGCAGTTATCTTCGTCTTAAAGGTCGCACGGAATTGTTAGAAATTAGCCGACGACATTTACCCGAAGTGCGCAAAATTCTTAAAGACATGCGCGTTTCTGGGGCATAA
- a CDS encoding sensor histidine kinase encodes MIKKTISHQSNDRLFLPNFCNVRTVFVTVIFVQLLAFILVLSLLGRPHYGFNYLQYRFFGDLALTSLFMHWVALLSLGLLCLLRRWLILLDSNLLAALFSYALILTVTAVASELAWILREYIVDQVNFSLFPLYQLLFRNVLLVGLVLVAIFIPLAYFKWVRFHLLLMIFFVSLIATALFTELLHLFSVRNNEFWPYVLQHQLFLLRNLAISAIVSAIALRYFYMRNEWKLKTVAHATSRLQALQARIRPHFLFNSMNTIASLIRCDPERAEQAVEDLSDLFRASLSHGGHYVDLATEINWCQQYLRVEALRLEDRLRVDWQIDNVPKDALIPPLCLQPLLENAVYYGIQPATEGGIIHVTGLFDGRDIKLEVENSLPEQFNLDHKGNRIAQDNIHQRLQACFGYSAGLNITIEPDNYRVSLRFPYHTELPS; translated from the coding sequence ATGATTAAAAAAACAATCAGTCATCAAAGCAATGATCGATTATTTTTACCTAATTTTTGTAATGTGCGCACGGTGTTTGTCACTGTGATTTTTGTGCAGTTATTGGCCTTTATTTTAGTTCTGTCTTTACTGGGTCGTCCTCATTATGGATTTAATTACCTGCAATATCGTTTTTTCGGTGATTTGGCTTTAACCTCTTTATTTATGCACTGGGTGGCTTTATTAAGTCTTGGTTTATTGTGTTTATTGCGGCGTTGGTTAATTTTATTAGACAGTAATTTATTGGCAGCTTTGTTTAGTTATGCTTTAATTTTGACAGTGACTGCGGTGGCCAGTGAATTGGCTTGGATTTTGCGGGAATATATTGTTGATCAAGTGAACTTTTCTCTTTTTCCTTTATATCAATTATTATTTAGAAATGTTTTATTGGTTGGATTGGTGTTGGTGGCTATTTTTATTCCTTTGGCTTATTTTAAATGGGTACGCTTTCATTTGCTGTTAATGATATTTTTTGTTTCTCTTATTGCCACTGCTTTATTTACGGAATTATTGCATTTATTTTCTGTGAGAAACAACGAATTTTGGCCTTATGTGTTGCAACATCAACTGTTTTTATTGCGCAATTTAGCCATTAGTGCCATTGTGAGTGCGATTGCTTTGCGTTATTTTTATATGCGTAATGAGTGGAAATTAAAAACCGTCGCTCATGCCACGTCGCGTTTACAGGCATTACAGGCGCGTATTCGACCTCATTTTCTCTTTAACAGCATGAATACCATCGCCAGCCTGATTCGTTGCGACCCTGAACGCGCTGAACAAGCGGTGGAGGATTTGTCAGATTTGTTTCGTGCCAGTTTGTCGCATGGTGGGCATTATGTTGATTTGGCAACGGAAATAAATTGGTGTCAGCAGTATTTGCGGGTGGAAGCCCTGCGTTTGGAAGATCGCTTGCGAGTCGATTGGCAAATTGATAATGTACCCAAAGACGCGCTGATTCCTCCCTTATGTTTACAACCACTGTTGGAAAATGCGGTTTATTATGGTATCCAGCCTGCCACCGAAGGCGGAATCATTCATGTTACGGGATTATTTGATGGACGTGATATAAAATTAGAAGTGGAAAATTCTTTACCCGAACAATTTAATCTTGATCATAAAGGCAATCGAATTGCGCAAGATAATATTCATCAAAGATTACAGGCTTGTTTTGGATATTCTGCGGGATTAAATATCACGATTGAACCCGATAATTATCGCGTTAGTCTTCGTTTTCCTTATCACACTGAGTTGCCCTCGTGA
- a CDS encoding response regulator — protein MQAAAEYSLMLMRLLRSFWYSVRGRLMLYFFTLSLVLIAVMTVILLNQGNLILNKSTYNQLQHLAELHSIYFENLLRQQQQQLQWAAETTALKQAISTEEWEEMQQILNHSSQNFTSASAQLQLILKKYPETPVSANHIMAFLLPTDSIFTHSQFIVQLPYLYQTMPVYQEQEIVAVLAVRINGELLARNLSLSFPKTHFHLQQNLPESVNFINEKIYRTKDAKKGELLSSWHPFMQNRLLLSVSIPVEAIPYLSLNIIIIGIAITLVILILIMLFSYRLIERLISPLSDLMNVARHIGNGQFSQHFQHSQLKEFDQLGVVLNQMSNRLQQMVHDLEQQVQERTILSQAYERFVPRQFLKLLDKNSITEVKLGDQIEKEMTILFSDIRDFTQLSEMLTPQDNFDFINSYLSAMEPVIYQHSGVIDKYIGDAIMALFPGSADDAVQAAIDMIKCLQKFNAQLIQQDKPAIKIGIGLNTGELMLGIVGGENRMDGTVIADVVNLASRVEDLTKIYGSSLLITTETYLKLAAPQHYHIRLIDAVQVKGKSQTVTVYEVYDADAPDVVALKDETREDFEVAIMIYENDDFEEARVLFHDVLTRNPADQVAKIYLDRCNESLSALMPAMPTVLIVDDTPFALTTLSELLSNNGYQVLTADNGLDALQLIESHRPHLILLDVMMPEVDGFEVCRRLQLQAHTRQIPIIFITALSETGSKVKGFQVGGVDYITKPFEVEEVLARIKTHVSIRHLCQQLEQKNRTLELDRKELLERLRLYKTERKISF, from the coding sequence TTGCAAGCCGCTGCTGAATATTCATTGATGCTTATGCGTTTATTGCGCTCATTTTGGTACAGTGTGCGCGGGCGTTTAATGCTTTATTTTTTTACTTTATCACTGGTTTTAATTGCCGTGATGACCGTGATTTTATTAAATCAAGGCAACTTGATTTTAAATAAAAGTACCTATAATCAATTACAGCATTTAGCTGAATTGCATTCTATTTATTTTGAAAACTTATTACGACAACAGCAACAACAATTGCAATGGGCTGCTGAAACAACGGCATTAAAACAAGCAATTAGCACTGAAGAATGGGAAGAAATGCAACAGATTCTAAACCATTCAAGCCAAAACTTTACCTCTGCCAGCGCACAGTTACAATTAATCTTAAAAAAATATCCTGAAACTCCCGTCAGTGCCAATCACATAATGGCTTTTCTTCTCCCAACCGATTCTATTTTTACCCACTCACAATTCATTGTACAATTGCCTTATTTATATCAAACCATGCCCGTTTATCAAGAACAAGAAATAGTGGCTGTGTTAGCTGTTCGGATTAATGGGGAATTATTAGCGCGGAATCTATCACTTTCTTTCCCTAAAACGCATTTTCATTTACAGCAAAATTTACCAGAATCCGTCAATTTTATTAACGAAAAAATTTATCGCACAAAAGATGCTAAGAAAGGCGAATTATTAAGTAGTTGGCATCCATTTATGCAGAACCGCTTATTATTGTCCGTCTCTATTCCTGTGGAAGCAATTCCTTATCTGTCACTTAATATTATTATTATCGGGATTGCTATTACATTAGTTATCTTAATTTTAATTATGCTGTTTTCTTACCGCTTAATAGAGAGATTAATTAGTCCTTTATCTGATCTCATGAATGTCGCTCGCCACATCGGTAACGGTCAATTTTCGCAACACTTTCAACACAGCCAATTGAAAGAATTTGATCAATTAGGTGTGGTACTTAATCAAATGTCTAATCGTTTGCAACAAATGGTTCATGATTTAGAACAACAAGTGCAAGAACGCACGATTTTAAGTCAGGCTTATGAGCGTTTTGTGCCGCGACAATTTTTAAAATTATTGGATAAAAATAGCATTACTGAAGTAAAATTAGGCGATCAAATTGAAAAAGAAATGACTATTTTATTTTCTGATATTCGTGATTTTACTCAACTGTCAGAAATGCTCACGCCACAAGATAATTTTGATTTTATTAACAGTTATTTAAGCGCAATGGAACCCGTGATTTATCAACATTCGGGCGTGATTGATAAATATATTGGTGATGCGATTATGGCTTTATTTCCCGGTAGCGCAGATGATGCCGTTCAAGCCGCGATTGATATGATTAAATGTTTGCAGAAATTCAACGCGCAATTAATCCAACAAGATAAACCTGCTATTAAAATTGGTATTGGTTTAAATACGGGGGAATTAATGCTGGGTATTGTCGGGGGAGAAAATCGTATGGATGGAACAGTGATTGCGGATGTGGTGAACTTGGCTTCCAGAGTGGAAGATTTAACTAAAATTTACGGTTCTTCTTTGCTTATTACCACAGAAACTTATTTAAAATTAGCCGCTCCACAGCATTATCACATTCGCCTTATTGATGCGGTGCAAGTGAAAGGAAAATCGCAAACGGTGACGGTTTATGAAGTTTATGATGCGGATGCGCCTGATGTCGTGGCATTAAAAGACGAAACGCGAGAAGATTTTGAAGTGGCGATTATGATTTATGAGAATGATGATTTTGAAGAAGCGCGAGTTTTATTTCACGATGTTTTAACCCGCAATCCTGCGGATCAAGTGGCTAAAATTTATTTAGATCGTTGTAATGAATCATTAAGTGCTTTAATGCCTGCCATGCCAACAGTATTAATTGTTGATGATACACCATTTGCATTAACCACATTATCCGAGTTATTAAGCAATAACGGTTATCAAGTATTAACTGCGGATAATGGTTTAGATGCGCTTCAATTAATTGAAAGCCATCGCCCGCATTTGATTCTATTGGATGTGATGATGCCAGAAGTGGATGGTTTTGAGGTGTGTCGGCGATTGCAATTGCAGGCGCATACCCGACAAATTCCCATTATTTTTATCACGGCATTGTCAGAAACAGGCAGTAAAGTCAAAGGCTTCCAAGTAGGTGGCGTTGATTACATCACAAAACCTTTTGAAGTAGAAGAAGTTTTAGCGCGGATTAAAACCCATGTTTCGATTCGGCATTTATGCCAGCAATTAGAACAGAAAAACCGTACTTTAGAACTCGATAGAAAAGAATTATTAGAGCGATTACGGCTATATAAAACGGAGCGTAAAATTTCTTTTTAG
- a CDS encoding response regulator translates to MKLIRSYHKLRPLLSMPAIMGVITVISVFLITWGFDYMERDRHQQQVRAFVTEHLQGVRLRLEQAVQQKLLVARAISGYLNAQQGHFSQEDLTLFTRSILNNDTAIAQILFYQKQQQIFAYPKDQLLISTDEQLLIDQALQLKQIWMAGPIVDSENSRFILFYPDGENSLLAVFISRQFILEQTGLAQSHPHFIYALIGKNAQGPAGGIFWGKSTIFAQQPVVLEVKLPNGDWRLAGVPLHGWPVFAPISFWLWVAGFTLAFFGGFLVFTLFNAPRELRLAIEQATAQIVKLNQAYERFVPNGFLKLLHTDTVLNTTLGDQTEGEMTVLFSDIRDFTSISEKLSTRENFDYVNHYLGQMEPIIIEHHGLIDKYIGDAIMVIFPNDPDDAVSCAIKMLIQLRRYNDLLASIDYPLVHIGIGLNSGQLMLGIIGGQSRMDTTVIGDTVNLSARVESLTKIYGVPLLITEHTYCRLKRPEHYHIRLVGRVMVKGKSSEVTVYEVYDADSDALKTLKRQTQAIFSQAMQHFQAEEFAQALLHFEQVLTENPDDTVAAIYVHETKKILALTERKTPIILTVDDVQLNLLIMNEILSRHGFDMLMASSGEAALELVKTAKPHLILLDIMMPYMDGFEVCRRLKNDPETANIPVIFTTALTEVENKIEAFQIGAVDYITKPFQMEEVVARVKTHLTLYQLQQRLLARNEYLQIHHHFLGKKLDYYCRKSLV, encoded by the coding sequence TTGAAACTCATTCGCTCTTATCACAAGTTGCGTCCTTTGTTATCAATGCCCGCGATAATGGGTGTTATTACGGTGATTTCGGTTTTTTTAATCACTTGGGGCTTTGATTACATGGAGCGTGATCGCCACCAGCAGCAAGTGCGTGCCTTTGTGACAGAACATTTGCAAGGCGTTCGTTTGCGTTTAGAGCAAGCGGTGCAGCAAAAATTGTTGGTTGCGCGTGCGATTAGTGGTTATTTAAATGCGCAACAAGGTCATTTTTCTCAAGAAGATTTAACGCTATTTACCCGTAGTATTCTTAATAATGATACTGCTATTGCTCAGATTTTATTTTACCAAAAACAACAGCAAATTTTCGCTTATCCTAAAGACCAATTATTGATTAGTACAGATGAACAGTTATTAATTGATCAGGCGTTACAATTAAAGCAAATTTGGATGGCAGGGCCTATTGTTGACAGTGAAAACAGTCGTTTTATTTTATTTTATCCTGATGGAGAAAATAGTTTATTAGCGGTATTTATTTCGCGGCAATTTATTTTAGAACAAACAGGATTAGCACAGTCACATCCGCATTTTATTTACGCCTTAATTGGGAAAAATGCGCAGGGGCCAGCGGGGGGAATTTTCTGGGGAAAAAGTACGATTTTTGCCCAGCAACCTGTGGTATTGGAAGTGAAGTTGCCCAATGGGGATTGGCGATTGGCGGGCGTTCCCTTACACGGTTGGCCGGTATTTGCGCCTATTTCATTTTGGTTGTGGGTTGCGGGGTTTACGCTGGCGTTTTTTGGTGGATTTTTGGTGTTTACGCTGTTTAATGCACCGCGGGAATTACGCTTGGCGATTGAACAAGCCACAGCACAAATTGTTAAATTAAATCAAGCCTATGAGCGTTTTGTGCCGAATGGTTTTTTAAAATTACTCCATACCGATACCGTGCTTAACACCACGCTGGGCGATCAAACCGAAGGCGAAATGACCGTGTTATTTTCTGATATTCGAGATTTCACCAGCATTTCTGAAAAATTATCGACACGAGAAAATTTTGATTATGTGAATCATTACTTGGGACAAATGGAGCCAATTATTATTGAACATCATGGTTTAATTGATAAATATATTGGCGATGCCATTATGGTGATCTTTCCTAATGATCCTGATGATGCGGTTTCTTGTGCGATTAAAATGTTGATTCAATTAAGACGTTATAATGATTTATTGGCTTCTATTGATTATCCTTTAGTGCATATTGGAATTGGTTTGAATAGTGGACAATTAATGTTAGGCATTATTGGCGGGCAAAGTCGCATGGATACGACGGTGATTGGAGACACGGTTAATTTGTCGGCACGGGTGGAAAGTTTAACGAAAATTTACGGCGTACCTTTATTAATTACTGAGCATACTTATTGCCGTTTAAAACGCCCTGAACATTATCATATTCGTTTAGTGGGGCGTGTTATGGTGAAAGGGAAATCTTCTGAAGTGACCGTGTATGAAGTTTATGATGCGGATTCTGACGCATTAAAAACATTAAAACGCCAAACTCAAGCTATTTTTTCTCAAGCCATGCAGCATTTTCAGGCTGAAGAATTTGCCCAAGCTTTATTGCATTTTGAGCAAGTGTTAACGGAAAATCCTGATGATACGGTAGCGGCTATTTACGTGCATGAAACGAAAAAGATTTTAGCGTTGACAGAAAGAAAAACGCCTATTATTTTAACTGTAGATGATGTGCAGTTAAATTTATTAATTATGAATGAAATATTAAGCCGTCATGGTTTTGATATGTTAATGGCAAGCAGCGGAGAAGCCGCTTTAGAATTAGTAAAAACGGCAAAACCACACCTTATTTTATTAGATATTATGATGCCTTATATGGATGGTTTTGAAGTGTGTCGGCGATTAAAAAATGATCCAGAAACGGCTAACATTCCTGTGATTTTTACCACGGCTTTAACGGAGGTAGAAAATAAAATTGAGGCTTTCCAAATTGGTGCCGTGGATTATATCACTAAGCCATTTCAAATGGAGGAAGTGGTGGCACGAGTAAAGACCCATTTAACGTTATATCAGTTACAACAACGCTTATTAGCGCGTAATGAATATTTACAAATTCACCATCATTTTTTAGGTAAAAAATTAGATTATTATTGTAGAAAAAGTTTGGTTTAA
- a CDS encoding stage II sporulation protein M — MLYQAGHFLIETFPQSIREHWRLIALSACLFFGSFFIMFVSVKLNPALIYSLMDYEQVAEFEMMYHPTNERIGEKRDADSNFMMFGYYIYNNISIGFRTYSSGLLFGLGTLFFILFNGIFIGTVAGYLSQLGYGTIFFSFVSGHSGPELIAIVIAGAAGLKLGQSLIAPKRYSRLQALQQAARDSLPLVYGVIVLLLVAAFIEAFWSSMMNIAPIIKYIVGLSLWLLLLLYFILGGRHRGA; from the coding sequence TTGCTATATCAAGCGGGACATTTTTTAATAGAAACATTCCCGCAATCTATACGTGAACATTGGCGATTAATCGCTTTATCAGCTTGCTTATTTTTTGGCAGTTTTTTCATTATGTTTGTGAGCGTTAAATTAAATCCTGCATTAATTTATAGCTTAATGGATTATGAACAAGTGGCTGAATTTGAAATGATGTATCATCCTACTAATGAACGGATTGGAGAAAAACGGGATGCAGACAGTAATTTTATGATGTTTGGCTATTATATTTATAATAATATTAGTATTGGTTTTCGTACTTATTCATCAGGTTTATTATTTGGTTTGGGGACATTATTTTTTATTCTTTTTAATGGGATTTTTATTGGCACAGTAGCGGGTTATTTAAGCCAATTAGGTTATGGCACGATCTTTTTTTCTTTTGTTTCTGGGCATAGTGGCCCTGAATTAATTGCCATTGTGATTGCGGGGGCGGCAGGTTTAAAATTAGGGCAATCATTAATTGCTCCCAAACGTTATTCTCGCCTACAGGCTTTACAGCAAGCTGCTCGTGATAGTTTACCCCTAGTTTATGGCGTAATAGTCTTGTTATTAGTGGCTGCATTTATTGAGGCATTTTGGTCTTCTATGATGAATATTGCACCTATTATTAAATATATAGTTGGCTTATCATTATGGTTATTATTACTGCTTTATTTTATTTTAGGTGGGCGACATCGTGGAGCTTGA
- the pgeF gene encoding peptidoglycan editing factor PgeF: MLNGIRPDWSAPAHVHALVTTRHGGVSTPPYATLNLAHHVGDDPANVARNRQLLRQLLPADPFWLNQVHGTQVTAVDYARQTPTADASYTRAAKHVCAILTADCLPVFFCTPDGDQVALAHAGWRGLAAGVLEATLNCLTVKAKAVKVWLGAGIGAQAFEVGDEVKAAFVTQSKVYAAAFRPADRPHHWYADLAELARLRLQMCGVSEISGGNFCTYSESDRFYSYRRDAKTGRMASLIWFE; this comes from the coding sequence ATGTTAAATGGAATTCGCCCTGATTGGTCTGCACCGGCTCATGTTCATGCGTTAGTGACAACCCGTCACGGCGGGGTAAGTACACCGCCTTATGCCACATTAAATTTGGCGCATCATGTCGGTGATGATCCCGCGAATGTGGCGAGAAATCGGCAGTTATTGCGCCAATTATTACCTGCCGATCCCTTTTGGTTAAATCAAGTACATGGCACGCAGGTGACGGCTGTGGATTATGCACGACAAACGCCCACCGCGGATGCCAGTTATACGCGAGCCGCCAAGCACGTCTGTGCCATATTAACCGCCGATTGTTTACCTGTTTTTTTCTGCACACCAGACGGGGATCAAGTGGCTTTGGCGCATGCAGGGTGGCGTGGTTTGGCTGCGGGCGTATTGGAAGCCACGCTTAACTGCTTGACTGTCAAAGCAAAAGCAGTAAAAGTTTGGTTAGGAGCGGGCATTGGTGCGCAAGCATTTGAAGTGGGAGACGAAGTGAAAGCAGCATTTGTGACACAATCTAAGGTGTATGCAGCCGCGTTTCGTCCCGCTGATCGACCACACCATTGGTATGCGGATTTAGCCGAATTGGCACGTTTACGCTTACAAATGTGTGGCGTTTCTGAGATCAGCGGCGGAAATTTCTGTACTTATTCCGAATCTGACCGCTTTTATTCTTATCGTCGAGACGCAAAAACAGGACGAATGGCCAGTTTAATTTGGTTTGAATAA